The following coding sequences are from one Candidatus Methylomirabilis sp. window:
- a CDS encoding spermidine synthase produces MTLDRTWHWLIDRIDEHEAHAYAYQHARYFGRTKFQVVEILETAKFGTMLILDGKIQSAALDEHIFHEALVHPAMLMHPAPRRVCIIGGGEGATLREVLRHRSVQEAVMVDLDEEIVALCREHLPEWHRGAFDDPRVQLLHEDGRVYLREEAGSFDVIVLDITDPVTADFGPEVYRTIRSRLREPGILALQALELNPGDWEGHAAIRRALQLIFPHCRSYTTYIPSFRAEWGFLVAAASRESLYPDPALLEERFAARLSRAAAEPGGLRFYSPQIHGRLFTVPRDLRERLEAP; encoded by the coding sequence ATGACGCTCGATCGGACCTGGCACTGGCTGATTGACCGGATCGACGAGCACGAGGCGCACGCCTACGCCTACCAGCACGCGCGCTATTTCGGGCGGACTAAGTTTCAGGTCGTGGAAATCCTGGAGACCGCCAAGTTCGGCACGATGCTCATCCTGGACGGGAAGATCCAGTCGGCCGCCCTGGATGAGCACATCTTCCACGAGGCGCTGGTCCACCCCGCCATGCTGATGCACCCGGCTCCCCGGCGGGTCTGCATCATCGGAGGCGGGGAGGGCGCGACGCTCCGGGAGGTCCTCCGGCACCGGTCCGTCCAGGAGGCGGTCATGGTGGACCTGGACGAGGAGATCGTGGCCCTCTGCCGGGAGCACCTCCCCGAGTGGCACCGGGGCGCCTTCGACGACCCGCGGGTCCAGCTCCTGCACGAGGACGGCCGCGTTTACCTCCGGGAGGAAGCGGGCAGCTTCGACGTGATCGTGCTGGACATCACCGATCCGGTGACCGCCGACTTTGGTCCCGAGGTCTACCGGACCATCCGCTCCCGGCTCCGCGAGCCGGGGATCCTGGCCCTGCAGGCGCTCGAGCTCAACCCGGGGGACTGGGAGGGGCACGCCGCCATCCGGCGAGCCCTCCAGCTCATCTTCCCCCACTGCCGGTCCTACACCACCTACATCCCCTCCTTCCGGGCGGAGTGGGGGTTCCTGGTGGCGGCGGCCAGCCGGGAGTCACTCTACCCGGATCCGGCCCTCCTGGAGGAGCGGTTCGCGGCGCGCCTCTCCCGGGCGGCGGCCGAGCCGGGGGGGCTGCGGTTCTACTCGCCGCAGATCCACGGGCGGCTCTTCACCGTCCCCAGGGATCTGCGGGAGCGGTTGGAAGCTCCATGA
- the nrdR gene encoding transcriptional regulator NrdR: MRCPFCGSNTEKVVDSREGRDGEVIRRRRQCLHCHRRFTTYERIEEIQFMVVKKDGRREPFDRHKILSGLLKATQKRPVSVNQLEAIVDDVEALLAEKPDREITSTEIGERIMRRLHDLDEVAYVRFASVYRQFKDVNEFVAEVKGLLEGSPRRGK; the protein is encoded by the coding sequence GTGCGGTGCCCCTTCTGCGGGAGCAACACGGAAAAGGTGGTGGACTCCCGGGAGGGGCGAGACGGGGAGGTCATCCGCCGCCGCCGCCAGTGCCTCCACTGCCACCGGCGCTTCACCACCTACGAGCGGATCGAGGAGATCCAGTTCATGGTCGTGAAGAAGGACGGGCGGCGCGAGCCCTTCGACCGGCACAAGATCCTGAGCGGCCTGCTGAAGGCGACCCAGAAGCGCCCGGTCAGCGTGAACCAGCTGGAGGCCATCGTGGACGATGTGGAGGCGCTCCTGGCGGAGAAGCCGGACCGGGAGATCACCTCCACCGAAATCGGCGAGCGCATCATGCGGCGGCTCCACGACCTGGACGAGGTGGCCTACGTCCGGTTCGCCTCCGTGTACCGCCAGTTCAAGGACGTGAACGAGTTCGTGGCGGAGGTGAAGGGCCTCCTGGAGGGGAGCCCCCGGCGGGGCAAGTGA
- a CDS encoding bifunctional precorrin-2 dehydrogenase/sirohydrochlorin ferrochelatase, with product MAHGYPIFVEVRGRLCLVVGGGAVAERKVRGLLEQGALVRVVSPTLTPALAAEAAAGHLVHRSRPFAPADLEGAFLTFAATDEPAVNAAVAAAAEAAGIPVNVADDPSRSTFLVPSTLKRGDLAVAVSTGGASPALARRLRAELEEKVGEEYAALARLLGEARREVLRGVPDPKRRHDLLTRLPEDLHRALREGGEQAARTRLASLLREAAPAAPERP from the coding sequence ATGGCCCACGGCTACCCCATCTTCGTCGAGGTGCGGGGGCGGCTCTGCCTGGTGGTCGGCGGGGGGGCCGTGGCGGAGCGGAAGGTCCGCGGCCTCCTCGAACAGGGGGCGCTGGTCCGGGTGGTCAGCCCCACCCTCACGCCGGCCCTCGCCGCAGAGGCGGCGGCCGGGCACCTGGTCCACCGGAGTCGTCCGTTCGCGCCAGCCGACCTGGAGGGGGCCTTCCTCACCTTCGCGGCGACCGACGAGCCGGCGGTCAACGCCGCCGTGGCGGCGGCCGCGGAGGCGGCGGGCATCCCGGTCAACGTGGCCGACGATCCTTCCCGTAGCACCTTCCTGGTCCCCTCCACCCTGAAGCGGGGCGATCTCGCCGTGGCCGTCTCCACCGGCGGCGCCAGTCCCGCCCTGGCCAGGCGGCTGCGGGCGGAGCTGGAGGAGAAGGTGGGGGAGGAGTACGCCGCGCTGGCCCGCCTGCTGGGAGAGGCGCGGCGGGAAGTCCTGCGGGGGGTACCGGATCCCAAGCGCCGCCACGACCTCCTGACCCGCCTCCCGGAAGACCTCCACCGGGCACTCCGGGAGGGGGGGGAGCAGGCCGCGCGAACGCGGCTGGCGTCCCTGCTGCGCGAGGCGGCTCCCGCGGCCCCGGAGCGCCCGTGA
- the glyA gene encoding serine hydroxymethyltransferase has product MRLREVDPEIAAIIDRETARQADGLELIASENFVSEAVMEAAGSPLTNKYAEGYPGKRYYGGCEFVDEAEQLAIDRAKALFGAEHANVQPHSGSQANMVAYFAVLQPGDTMMGLNLSHGGHLTHGSPVNFSGRFFRIVPYGVDPTTEQVDFAALTKSAEEVRPKLIMVGGSAYPRTLDFGRFREVADKVGAVLVADIAHIAGLVAAGLHPSPVPLAELVTTTTHKTLRGPRGGMILCKAAYAPAINKMLFPGMQGGPLMHIIAAKAVALKEALTPEFKAYQRRIVANAAALAEELHRQGFRLVAGGTDTHLILVDLRPKGLTGKVAEAALGRAGITVNKNAIPFDPQPPAVTSGIRIGTPAVTTRGMGVEEMRLIGQLIAEVLQDVEDTARLAHVAAKVRELCQAFPLYPERLARAAKA; this is encoded by the coding sequence ATGCGGCTCCGCGAGGTAGATCCGGAGATCGCGGCCATCATCGATCGGGAGACGGCGCGCCAGGCCGACGGCCTGGAGCTGATCGCCTCCGAGAACTTCGTGAGCGAGGCGGTGATGGAGGCCGCCGGTTCCCCTCTCACCAACAAGTACGCGGAGGGGTACCCGGGGAAGCGCTACTACGGCGGCTGCGAGTTCGTGGATGAGGCCGAGCAGCTGGCCATCGACCGCGCGAAGGCGCTCTTCGGCGCCGAGCACGCCAACGTCCAACCGCACTCCGGGTCCCAGGCCAACATGGTGGCCTACTTCGCCGTCCTGCAGCCGGGCGACACCATGATGGGCCTGAACCTCTCCCACGGGGGTCACCTCACCCACGGGAGCCCGGTCAACTTCTCCGGCCGCTTCTTCCGCATCGTCCCCTACGGCGTGGACCCCACGACCGAGCAGGTGGACTTCGCCGCCCTGACGAAGAGCGCGGAGGAGGTCCGCCCCAAGCTGATCATGGTCGGGGGGAGCGCCTACCCGCGCACGCTCGACTTCGGCCGGTTCCGGGAGGTGGCGGACAAGGTGGGGGCGGTCCTGGTGGCGGACATCGCCCACATCGCCGGACTGGTCGCGGCCGGTCTCCACCCGAGCCCGGTGCCGCTGGCGGAGCTCGTCACCACCACCACCCACAAGACGCTCCGCGGCCCCCGGGGGGGGATGATCCTCTGCAAGGCCGCCTACGCCCCCGCCATCAACAAGATGCTCTTCCCGGGCATGCAGGGCGGGCCCCTCATGCACATCATCGCGGCGAAGGCCGTGGCCCTGAAGGAGGCCCTGACTCCCGAGTTCAAGGCGTACCAGCGCCGCATCGTGGCCAACGCCGCGGCGCTCGCGGAGGAGCTCCACCGCCAGGGGTTCCGCCTGGTGGCGGGGGGGACGGACACCCACCTGATACTGGTGGACCTCCGGCCGAAGGGGCTCACCGGGAAGGTGGCCGAGGCGGCCCTGGGGAGGGCCGGGATCACCGTGAACAAGAACGCCATCCCCTTCGACCCGCAACCGCCGGCGGTGACCAGCGGCATCCGGATCGGCACGCCGGCCGTCACCACCCGGGGGATGGGGGTGGAAGAGATGCGCCTCATCGGGCAGCTCATCGCGGAGGTGCTGCAAGACGTGGAGGATACCGCCCGGCTCGCGCACGTGGCGGCCAAGGTGCGGGAACTCTGCCAGGCGTTCCCCCTCTACCCCGAGCGCCTCGCCCGCGCGGCGAAGGCCTAG